The region GCAACCGGCTTGAGGCCGTGGTCGAGAAGCTGGTGCAGGTAGCAGTCTCTCCTCTGACCATCGACGAGCGCAGAAAAGCGCCGCAGGGGCTGATCTTCGAAGAGCCCGAAGGCGAGCGGGTGGAGCGCCTGATGCTCGCACCCTCGCGCACCGTCGAGTCTGCCGAAGACATCGATCGCGCCTACGCCGACGCACGCGCGCGTGCAAATGAAGGCGTGATGCTGAAGGCTGCTGACTCGATGTACCAGCCGGGAAGGCGCGGCCTGGCATGGCTGAAGCTGAAGCGTGAGCTGGCGACGCTGGATGTCGTTGTGACGGGAGCGGAGTTCGGTCATGGCAAACGCGCGGGAATCCTGAGCGACTACACCTTCGCCGTACGTGGACCGAACGATGCGAAGGACGGCGAGCTGCTGAATGTAGGCAAGGCCTACTCCGGCCTGACGGATGCCGAGATCGCAGAGATGAGCGCGTGGATGATGGAGCACACGCTCGAGGACCACGGCTTCTTTCGCACGGTGGAGCCGCTGCGTGTGCTCGAAGTGGCATTCAACAACGTCATGCGCAGCGACCGGCACGCCAGCGGATTCGCCCTGCGCTTTCCACGCATCGTACGCATCCGCGATGACAAGCCCGTCGATGAGATCGACACGCTGGAGCGGGTGGAAGAGGTGTATCAATCGCAGGTGGATAAACCAGTAGAACCGAAGAGTGAGGTATAGCGTTATTCGCGCGAAGAGAGTTACCTGCTAAAAAGAGAATTCGATCTACATTGATTTCAATTTTTCCGGCCGAACATCGCGCATAGTTTGATGATGGTTGAACAATCTCTTCTACAGGAGCATCTTTAAGTCCATGGAATACCGTCTTCTTGGAAAATCAGGATTGAAGGTGCCGGAGCTTTGCTTCGGTGCGGGCACGTTTGGTGCGAACAACGAGTTCTTCAAGGCATGGTCGGACACCACGCAGGCGGAGGCTGACCGTATTGTGGGCATCTGTCTGGACGCCGGGCTCAACTTCTTCGATACGGCAGATGTCTACTCCAACGGCTCCAGCGAAGAGGCTTTAGGCAAAGCCCTCAAGCCTCACAGGCGCGAGGACATTCTGATCTCGACCAAGACGACCTTCCGCTTCGGCGAGGGACCGAACAACACCGGCTCCAGCCGCTATCACATGATCCAGCAGCTCAACGGAAGCCTGAAGCGCCTGGGCACCGACTACGTGGACGTCTATCACATGCACGCCTTCGACGCTCTGACGCCGGCCGACGAGGTGCTCTCCACGCTCGACAACTTCATTCGCGAGGGCAAGGTTCGTTACATCGCCTGCTCCAACTTCTCCGGCTGGCACCTGATGAAATCGCTCTCGGTCAGCGAGCGTTACGGCTGGGCGAAGTATGTCGGCCACCAGGTCTACTACTCCCTGGTAGGCCGCGACTACGAGTGGGAGTTGATGCCGCTCGCCCTGGATCAGGGAGTGGGTGCGCTGGTGTGGTCACCGCTCGGCTGGGGACGTCTGACTGGAAAGATTCGCCGCGGTCAGCCGCTGCCGGAGACAAGCCGCCTGCAGACAAAGGTGGTTCTCGACAATGGACCGCAGCCTGACATCGAGCACGTCTACAAGGTTGTCGATGCTCTCGATGAGGTGGCGAAGGAGACCGGCAAGACGATTCCGCAGATTGCGCTGAATTGGCTGCTGCAGCGTCCTACCGTCTCCACGCTCATCATCGGCGCGCGCAACGAGGAGCAGTTGAAGCAGAACCTTGGAGCCGTTGGCTGGAAGCTGACGCCGGAGCAGATCAAGAAGCTCGATCAAGCCAGCGATCTTCCAAAGGCCTATCCCTACTGGCACCAGGTTCAGTTCACTGAGCGAAATCCTCTGCCCGTTGAGTAAGGAATAGAAGAAACCCTCTATGAGTCGCAGTGTCTCCCCAAAGGGACACTGCGATTTTTTGCAGGTCGATTGTCTATACAAATATTTTTTTGCATTTAGTGCTGTTACAACAAATGTCCTAGGTGTTAGACTTCTCTCCGTTCTGCAAGGGTACCCAGGTTCCGCCGTAGGAACCATGATGGAAGCCTCAGAACCCCGGAGACAATCCCTTGAAAATCAGCCTGACTGGCTGGGCTTTATGCCTGGGCCTGGTCCTGCCGTTTGTGTGCGAAAGCATGCAGGCCCAGGATACGAAATTCGATCGCGCCCAAACGGGTCTTGCCCCAATCACGGTTGCCGCTGCAGCCGACGAGAACCTGTTGCCTGCCACCGCAGACGCATCGCACAACAGCATCCGGCAGAGCGTCAGCGTCTGGAACAGGTTCGGCAACTTTTATCTCGCCGACTGGAAGGGGCTCGCGGGGGCGCCAGCGGAACCAGCACCTCGCAGGGCTCTGGATGCGCCTCTGGACTCTCCTCCCTTCCCGTCCTCGGACTGGGGTTATGGGGGATCGACGGCGATCGGGCTGCCGGACTCCAATGTGTATCCGACAATGTCCGCCCTGAAGCAGGAGAAGAATCGCGTCCGTCTCTACGGCTGGGTAGACGCCTCGGTAAATGCCAGCACCTCGTCGGATACGAACTATCCGCTGACCTACGGGTTTATTCCCAACCGCCCGGTGATGAACCAGGCCGTGCTGATATTGGAGC is a window of Edaphobacter sp. 12200R-103 DNA encoding:
- a CDS encoding aldo/keto reductase — encoded protein: MEYRLLGKSGLKVPELCFGAGTFGANNEFFKAWSDTTQAEADRIVGICLDAGLNFFDTADVYSNGSSEEALGKALKPHRREDILISTKTTFRFGEGPNNTGSSRYHMIQQLNGSLKRLGTDYVDVYHMHAFDALTPADEVLSTLDNFIREGKVRYIACSNFSGWHLMKSLSVSERYGWAKYVGHQVYYSLVGRDYEWELMPLALDQGVGALVWSPLGWGRLTGKIRRGQPLPETSRLQTKVVLDNGPQPDIEHVYKVVDALDEVAKETGKTIPQIALNWLLQRPTVSTLIIGARNEEQLKQNLGAVGWKLTPEQIKKLDQASDLPKAYPYWHQVQFTERNPLPVE